In a single window of the Podospora pseudocomata strain CBS 415.72m chromosome 2 map unlocalized CBS415.72m_2, whole genome shotgun sequence genome:
- a CDS encoding uncharacterized protein (EggNog:ENOG503NWQP; COG:A): MALQLAYRATRPSITTSSPSVISLITPSSRAFSVSTTLQSGKFKNDGHTYAERQKLRDELKAQRPDYKIRKGRKDITEYPDKARPKSKQARFFDPEDSHGKKSLVYKFKTGQLAEEVKQLKREMGMGSADGDAFTNSRGERGRDVRPSRRDRERSSASKPLDSRGFASMMRGEEGMNPWGQDKRSNKGRERPFGGYAKTAPSRDREERSFGSRDRKFDRGSRDGDRRGKSFGDRPPRNGNRPSRSFGDVPQRVFPPREFKERSSRAFGDRPPRNFGDRPPREFKERSSRDFGDRPPRDFGDRPPREFKDRAPRDFNDRPPREYKDKPFHDSDAYERPEPIGITYTTAASQFLYGSSSVEAALRSGRRKLYKLYIQQGDDVRESQNADDIKAEKVIRTLAKQKNVPVEVVSGKYGMRLMSKMSSSRPHNGFVLEASALPQPPIVALGAIPEDPAEYAAKPGFSVELGHQSAEDVAINGTNDFVYWRKSATHKPLVVVLDRILDPVNLGAILRSVGFFGAAAVAITNYGGTKITPVALKASAGAAEEVTIFGINSLPEFLNASRANGWEVYAAVAQEPGATRQRRQVDLFDIEETDPLKRTPCVLLLGSEGEGLDRLVVKKADYELNIPSMAGQSVVDSLNVNVAGALLCASFLKGMQKAVLKKEAAEEDGEEVTKETLFEI, from the coding sequence ATGGCTCTCCAACTGGCCTACCGTGCCACCAGACCGTCAATAACcacctcatctccctcggtCATCTCACTCATTACCCCTTCCTCAAGGGCCTTCTCCGTCTCAACCACCCTTCAATCCGGCAAGTTCAAAAATGACGGCCACACCTACGCCGAGCGTCAAAAGCTCCGGGATGAACTCAAAGCCCAACGCCCCGACTACAAGATCCGCAAGGGAAGAAAGGACATCACCGAGTACCCAGACAAGGCCAGACCCAAGTCCAAGCAAGCCCGCTTCTTTGACCCCGAGGACAGCCATGGCAAGAAAAGTTTGGTCTACAAGTTCAAGACTGGACAATTGGCCGAAGAGGTCAAACAGCTGAAACGGGAAATGGGGATGGGTTCTGCCGACGGTGATGCTTTTACCAATTCAAGaggtgagagagggagggatgtCCGTCCTTCTCGCCGGGATAGGGAGAGGTCTTCGGCATCAAAGCCGTTGGATTCTAGGGGTTTTGCTTCtatgatgaggggggaggagggtatgAATCCTTGGGGGCAGGATAAGAGGTCGAAcaaggggagagagaggccttTTGGGGGTTATGCTAAGACTGCTCCTTCTCGTGACCGGGAAGAAAGGAGCTTCGGGTCGAGGGACAGAAAGTTTGACAGGGGGAGTCGTGACGGGGATAGACGGGGCAAGAGCTTTGGTGACAGGCCGCCTCGTAACGGTAACAGGCCATCGAGAAGCTTCGGCGATGTGCCTCAGAGGGTCTTTCCTCCAAGAGAGTTCAAAGAGCGCTCCTCCAGAGCTTTTGGGGACAGACCCCCCAGGAACTTTGGTGACAGGCCTCCAAGAGAGTTCAAAGAGCGCTCCTCCAGAGATTTTGGGGACAGACCCCCAAGAGACTTCGGCGATAGACCTCCAAGAGAGTTCAAGGACCGCGCCCCGAGAGACTTCAACGACCGCCCCCCAAGAGAATACAAGGACAAACCCTTCCACGACAGTGATGCCTACGAGCGCCCCGAGCCCATCGGCATCAcctacaccaccgccgcctcccagtTCCTCTacggctcctcctccgtcgaAGCCGCCCTCCGCTCCGGCCGCCGCAAGCTCTACAAGCTCTACATCCAACAAGGCGACGACGTCCGCGAGTCCCAGAACGCAGATGACATCAAAGCCGAGAAAGTCATCCGCACCCTCGCCAAGCAAAAGAACGTCCCTGTCGAGGTCGTCTCCGGGAAGTATGGCATGCGTCTCATGAGCAAGATGTCTTCTTCCCGTCCCCACAACGGGTTTGTTCTTGAAGCGTCTGCTCTCCCTCAGCCACCGATCGTGGCCTTGGGCGCCATTCCTGAGGACCCGGCTGAGTACGCGGCTAAGCCTGGGTTTTCGGTCGAGTTGGGCCATCAGTCGGCTGAGGACGTTGCTATCAATGGCACGAATGACTTTGTCTACTGGCGCAAGAGCGCTACGCACAAACCTTTGGTTGTGGTGCTTGACAGAATTCTTGACCCTGTCAACCTAGGTGCTATTCTGCGCAGTGTCGGGTTCTTTGGCGCGGCTGCTGTGGCGATTACAAACTATGGTGGGACAAAAATCACGCCTGTCGCGTTGAAGGCATCGGCTGgtgcggcggaggaggtgaccATTTTTGGGATTAATTCTCTGCCCGAGTTTCTCAATGCTTCGAGGGCGAACGGCTGGGAGGTTtatgctgctgttgcgcaGGAGCCGGGTGCTACAAGACAAAGAAGACAGGTTGATTTGTTTGATATTGAGGAGACGGACCCGTTGAAGAGAACGCCGTGTGttttgttgctggggagTGAAGGTGAGGGGTTGGACAGGCTGGTGGTCAAGAAGGCGGATTACGAGTTGAATATCCCTTCCATGGCGGGGCAGAGCGTGGTGGATAGTTTGAATGTCAATGTGGCGGGGGCGTTGCTGTGTGCCTCGTTTTTGAAGGGGATGCAGAAGGctgtgttgaagaaggaggcagcggaggaggatggtgaggaagtCACGAAGGAGACGCTGTTTGAGATTTAA
- a CDS encoding uncharacterized protein (EggNog:ENOG503NUI1; COG:E) — MGSLSNPVTPFNVLTDAKPDDTSLPAFMVSTTRGFLPRADPIVTLPPEFDPLESILQRMPVKTASGEPGLLAEGKLGNVVLSELPDLTSHIDKYAPNLPLMNALYRDYSFLLSAFLLEPCHLRFIKGEPYGLARDVLPANIARPIKRCAELTGFKPFMEYAGSYALYNYRLAKPPSGLSYPNLRLIRAFEHGLDPSSSEAGFVLVHIAMVSHSPLLVSGCVNALSSATSRDRSKLNTALGEEMLTALRNINRSMETMWQKSKPGSYTSFRTFIFGITSQSMFPDGVLYEGIEEYKGERQSFRGESGANDSMIPLMDSLLSIPMPETPLTEILKDFRQYRPSNHRDFIKYVAERQDELGIKRWALGGEEEEEEEEEGRETRRLWLRLLDQVREFRWRHWCFAREYILKQTSHPTATGGSPIVTWLPNQLGAVLAEMEKIYGEGGGRGKLGEEIEGIMDLVGRQREMLEKEVRKFCEERGVN; from the exons ATGGGTTCCCTATCCAACCCCGTCACTCCCTTCAACGTCCTCACAGACGCCAAACCAGAcgacacctccctcccagccTTCATGGTGTCCACCACCCGCGGCTTCCTCCCCCGTGCCGACCCCATCGTCACTCTACCCCCCGAGTTTGACCCTCTGGAGTCGATCCTTCAGCGTATGCCCGTCAAGACGGCCTCTGGTGAGCCTGGCCTCCTAGCCGAGGGCAAGCTGGGCAATGTCGTCCTGTCCGAGCTCCCAGACTTGACCTCCCACATCGACAAGTacgcccccaacctccccttgATGAACGCCCTGTATCGAGACTACTCCTTCCTCTTgtccgccttcctcctcgaacCCTGCCACCTCCGCTTCATCAAAGGCGAACCCTACGGCCTAGCCCGTGATGTCCTCCCAGCCAACATTGCCCGCCCAATCAAGCGCTGTGCCGAATT AACGGGCTTCAAACCCTTCATGGAATACGCCGGCTCCTACGCCCTCTACAACTACCGCCTCGCCAAACCCCCCTCTGGCCTCTCCTACCCCAACCTCCGCCTCATCCGCGCGTTCGAGCACGGGctcgacccctcctcctccgaggCAGGCTTCGTGCTCGTGCACATCGCCATGgtctcccactcccctctGCTAGTCTCAGGCTGCGTCAACGCCCTATCGTCCGCTACCTCCCGCGACAGGAGCAAGTTGAACACCGCCCtcggggaggagatgttgacCGCGTTGCGCAACATCAACAGGTCGATGGAGACGATGTGGCAAAAGTCCAAACCAGGGAGTTACACCTCGTTTCGGACCTTCATCTTTGGGATCACCTCGCAGAGCATGTTTCCCGACGGAGTGCTGTACGAGGGGATAGAGGAGTACAAAGGGGAGAGACAGAGTTTCAGGGGGGAGTCGGGAGCGAACGATAGTATGATTCCACTGATGGATAGTTTGTTAAGTATTCCGATGCCGGAGACGCCGTTGACGGAGATATTGAAGGATTTTAGGCAGTACAGGCCGTCAAATCACCGGGATTTTATCAAGTATGTAGCTGAGAGGCAGGATGAGTTGGGGATCAAGCGATGGGCTttgggcggggaggaggaggaggaggaggaggaggaagggagggagacAAGGAGGCTTTGGTTGAGGCTGTTGGATCAGGTGAGGGAGTTTAGGTGGCGGCATTGGTGTTTTGCTAGGGAGTATATCCTCAAGCAGACTTCGCATCCTACTGCTACGGGGGGGAGTCCGATTGTGACTTGGTTGCCTAATCAGTTGGGTGCTGTGTTGgctgagatggagaagatttatggggagggtggtgggagggggaagctgggggaggagatcgAGGGGATTATGGActtggtggggaggcagagggagatgttggagaaggaggtgaggaagttTTGCGAGGAGAGGGGTGTTAACTAG
- the UBC12 gene encoding NEDD8-conjugating protein ubc12 (COG:O; BUSCO:EOG09265FCK; EggNog:ENOG503NYKV), with the protein MLKIWSMKKEQQKAENSDGAAAGAAGGPKKKKVTAAQLRVQKDLSELSLGTTMRTDFPDPDNILSFILYIEPDEGMYKGGRFSFTFNITPNFPHEPPKVQCREKIYHPNIDLEGKVCLNILREDWKPVLNLNAVIVGLQFLFLEPNASDPLNKEAAEDLRSNREGFKRNVRSAMMGGSVKGEGFDRVAI; encoded by the exons ATGTTGAAGATATGGTCGATG AAAAAGGAGCAGCAAAAGGCTGAGAACTCCGATGGTGCTGccgctggtgctgctggagggccaaagaagaagaaggttaCTGCGGCGCAATTGCGTGTGCAGAAGG ACCTCAGCGAACTCTCCCTCGGCACAACGATGCGAACCGACTTCCCCGACCCGGACAACATCCTCTCGTTTATTCTGTATATCGAGCCCGACGAGGGCATGTACAAGGGGGGCCGGTTCTCCTTCACGTTCAACATCACGCCCAACTTTCCGCATGAGCCCCCCAAGGTGCAGTGCCGGGAGAAGATTTACCACCCCAACATTGAcctggaggggaaggtgTGCTTGAATATTCTGAGGGAGGACTGGAAGCCGGTGCTGAACTTGAATGCGGTGATTGTGGGGTTAcagtttttgtttttggagccGAACGCGAGCGACCCGTTGAAtaaggaggcggcggaggattTGAGGAGTAATAGGGAGGGGTTCAAGAGGAATGTGAGGAGCgcgatgatgggggggagtgtgaagggggaggggtttgatAGGGTTGCTATTTGA
- a CDS encoding uncharacterized protein (EggNog:ENOG503P2J9; COG:S), translating to MRPLPLPLWALISAHLSLAEQQTPLQQPTAIRKMPPNNPSLKFHSHFCAFDPSHTSPSNSSAAILLPRDGTSFSAPLRAVYNPPLPASPNPQRRGVLGVSKRQWSCPTDTLLCSNIGYPNICCYEGSTCIKVPDTGLGSVGCCPDNTQCTGGVTSCGEGGVGCPSEVGGGCCLTGWVCGGLGCVKEGIVSTPVPIPTTTTTSAPLEATTTTTSESSSAPETTSTRPQSSTTTSDDAPETSTTGEPGFCPTGYYACLARANNEGGCCQIGRDCAETDCPPLTSSTTVVDGNGVTIAVPMPTGAPPVMGDECANGWFMCNERDESEGCCPDGYGCGAASCTLVRAGETAGVAKALPGTGAAVRYEGVLWELWLGWLGWLWLFEWGEGGGGGIWFKVTGMGHDNVMVWVV from the exons atgcgccccctccccctcccgctctGGGCCTTAATATCcgcccacctctccctcgccgaacaacaaactcccctccaacaaccaaccgCCATCCGAAAAATGCCCCCCAATAACCCCTCGCTCAAATTCCACTCCCACTTTTGCGCCTTCGACCCCTCCCATACATCCCCTTCCAACTCTTCTGCTGCGATCCTCCTCCCGAGAGATGgaacctccttctccgccccCCTCCGCGCAGTCTACAACCCCCCTCTACCCgcatcccccaacccacaacGACGAGGGGTGCTGGGAGTAAGCAAAAGACAGTGGTCCTGTCCGACAGACACCCTATTATGCAGCAACATTGGCTACCCCAACATCTGCTGCTACGAAGGGTCGACATGCATCAAAGTCCCGGATACTGGCTTGGGGTCGGTGGGTTGCTGCCCGGATAACACCCAGTGCACGGGGGGCGTGACGAgttgcggggaggggggggttgggtgcccgagtgaggttgggggagggtgttgtttgaCGGGGTGGGTTTGCGGCGGGTTGGGTT GTGTCAAGGAGGGGATAGTGTCCACTCCTgttcccatcccaaccacaaccacgaccTCGGCTCCGCTGgaggcaacaacaacaacgacttCAGAGTCGAGTTCTGCTCCGGAAACGACGTCAACTCGACCCCAATCATCGACAACTACGTCTGATGACGCCCCGGAGACGTCTACAACGGGTGAACCGGGATTTTGTCCCACGGGGTATTATGCTTGTCTTGCTCGTGCGAATAAcgagggggggtgttgtcaGATAGGTCGGGATTGCGCCGAGACTGATTGCCCGCCTTTGACTTCCTCGACGACGGTGGTTGATGGCAATGGGGTGACGATTGCGGTGCCGATGCCGACTGGTGCGCCGCCTGTGATGGGGGATGAGTGTGCTAATGGGTGGTTCATGTGCAATGAGAGGGATGAAAGTGAGGGGTGCTGTCCTGATGGGTATGGTTGTGGGGCGGCGAGTTGTACGCTTGTGAGAGCGGGGGAGACGGCTGGGGTTGCGAAGGCTTTGCCGGGGACGGGGGCTGCTGTGAGGTAtgagggggttttgtgggaGCTTTGGTTGGGGTGGCTGGGATGGTTATGGCTTTTTgaatggggggagggtggtgggggtgggatcTGGTTTAAAGTGACAGGAATGGGTCATGATAATGTAATGGTATGGGTGGTATGA
- the CHS3_2 gene encoding Chitin synthase, class 3 (CAZy:GT2_Chitin_synth; EggNog:ENOG503NWXV; COG:M), with translation MAYHGAGGRGDGYEDHPLQNLGGPHGQNDDEVQASLLNDNQAYDNSRLGAGTPPVRPVSAYSLTESYTPNAGTTRAGIGVQPTPPPHGYTNEYAGAPQYGVSANGGFGDQQYGNSGHSVAETDDSWIQRQNPNAAPAGGLKRYATRKVKLVQGSVLSIDYPVPSAIRNAVQPKYRDVEGQNEEFFKMRYTAATCDPNDFTLKNGYDLRPRMYNRHTELLIAITYYNEDKVLLSRTLHGVMQNIRDIVNLKKSSFWNRGGPAWQKIVVCLVFDGIEKVDKNVLDVLATIGVYQDGVVKKDVDGNNTVAHIFEYTTQLSVTPNQQLIRPTDDSPATLPPVQFIFCLKQQNSKKINSHRWLFNAFGRILNPEVCILLDAGTKPSPKSLLALWEGFYNDKDLGGACGEIHAMLGKGGKKLLNPLVAVQNFEYKISNILDKPLESAFGYVSVLPGAFSAYRFRAIMGRPLEQYFHGDHTLSKQLGKKGIEGMNIFKKNMFLAEDRILCFELVAKAGQKWHLSYIKAAKGETDVPEGAPEFISQRRRWLNGSFAASLYSLMHFGRMYKSGHNIVRMFFFHIQLIYNVLNVIFTWFSLSSYYLTTTVIMDLVGTPVPASNTSALHHAWPFGDTVTPIFNAVLQYLYLAFVILQFILALGNRPKGSKWTYITSYVLFAMIQAYIIILSVYLVVQAFKIPLADQIKLDNASNAMESLFGGTGAAGVILVALITIYGLYFLASFMYLDPWHMFHSFPYYMLLMSTYINILMVYAFNNWHDVSWGTKGSDKNDALPSAQVTKGEKDEVLVEEIEKPQEDIDQMFEQTVRRALAPYKVEEAPETKELEDSYKSFRTSLVVMWLFSNCFLAVVITSENFDSSFGAGRNATARTAWFFKFLLFATAGLSIVRFIGFCWFLGRTGIMCCFARR, from the exons ATGGCGTACCACGGCGCTGGTGGCCGTGGAGACGGCTATGAAGACCACCCGTTGCAGAACCTCGGCGGTCCCCATGGACAG AACGACGATGAAGTCCAGGCCTCTCTCCTCAACGACAACCAGGCCTACGACAACAGTCGTTTGGGCGCCGGAACTCCTCCAGTTCGTCCAGTCTCGGCATACAGCTTGACCGAGTCGTACACACCCAATGCCGGCACTACGCGGGCTGGCATCGGTGTTCagcccactccccctccccacggATACACCAACGAGTATGCCGGTGCCCCCCAGTACGGAGTGTCGGCCAATGGTGGATTCGGCGATCAACAATATGGAAACTCTGGGCACTCTGTCGCCGAGACCGATGATAGCTGGATTCAACGCCAAAATCCTAACGCTGCCCCAGCTGGTGGCCTGAAGCGCTATGCTACCAGAAAGGTCAAGCTCGTTCAGGGTTCCGTTCTGAGCATCGACTACCCAGTGCCCAGTGCCATCAGAAATGCTGTTCAGCCCAAGTACAGAGACGTCGAGGGCCAGAATGAGGAGTTTTTCAAGATGCGCTACACTGCGGCCACTTGCGATCCCAACGACTTCACTCTCAAGAATGGTTACGATTTGCGCCCTCGCATGTACAACCGGCACACCGAGCTTCTTATTGCCATTACCTACTACAACGAAGACAAGGTTCTCCTCTCGAGAACACTCCATGGCGTCATGCAGAATATCAGGGACATAGTGAACCTGAAGAAGTCGTCGTTCTGGAACCGGGGTGGCCCTGCCTGGCAAAAGATTGTAGTCTGCTTGGTTTTCGATGGTATCGAGAAGGTCGACAAGAACGTTCTTGACGTGCTTGCCACTATCGGTGTATACCAggatggtgtggtgaagaaggatgTTGACGGAAACAATACCGTTGCCCACATCTTCGAGTACACCACCCAGCTCTCCGTCACGCCAAACCAGCAGCTCATCCGGCCAACGGACGACAGCCCGGCTACCCTTCCACCAGTGCAGTTCATCTTCTGCTTGAAGCAgcaaaacagcaaaaagATCAACTCGCATCGCTGGCTTTTCAACGCCTTTGGTCGCATCTTGAACCCAGAGGTGTGCATCTTGCTTGATGCTGGTACCAAGCCCAGTCCCAAGTCGTTGCTCGCTCTCTGGGAGGGCTTCTACAACGACAAGGATCTTGGCGGTGCCTGCGGTGAGATTCACGCAATGTTAG GCAAGGGCGGAAAGAAGCTGCTCAACCCTCTGGTCGCTGTCCAGAACTTCGAGTACAAGATTTCCAACATTCTGGACAAGCCCCTCGAATCTGCGTTCGGTTACGTCAGTGTGCTGCCAGGTGCTTTCTCGGCCTACCGCTTCAGAGCCATCATGGGCCGACCTTTAGAACAGTACTTCCACGGTGATCACACCCTGTCCAAGCAGCTCGGCAAGAAGGGTATCGAGGGCATGAACATCTTCAAGAAGAACATGTTCTTGGCCGAAGATCGTATCTTGTGTTTCGAGCTGGTCGCCAAGGCTGGCCAAAAGTGGCATCTGAGCTACATCAAGGCGGCCAAGGGGGAGACGGATGTGCCTGAAGGTGCTCCCGAATTCATCTCGCAGCGTCGTCGCTGGCTGAACGGTTCCTTCGCTGCCAGTTTGTACTCGCTGATGCATTTCGGACGCATGTACAAGTCTGGCCACAACATTGTCCGCATGTTCTTCTTCCACATTCAGCTCATCTACAACGTCCTCAACGTCATCTTCACCTGGTTCTCGCTCTCTTCGTACTATCTCACGACCACCGTCATCATGGATCTCGTCGGTACTCCGGTGCCCGCATCTAACACATCGGCGCTCCACCACGCTTGGCCATTTGGCGATACCGTCACACCTATATTCAACGCGGTTTTACAGTATCTCTACCTGGCATTCGTCATTCTGCAGTTTATTCTTGCTCTGGGTAACAGGCCAAAGGGTTCCAAGTGGACGTACATTACGTCTTACGTGCTCTTTGCCATGATCCAGGcctacatcatcatcctctcgGTTTATCTCGTCGTTCAGGCTTTCAAGATTCCGCTTGCGGACCAGATCAAACTGGACAATGCGTCTAACGCGATGGAGTCCTTGTTTGGTGGTACGGGGGCGGCTGGTGTCATTCTCGTGGCACTGATTACCATTTACGGTCTTTACTTCTTGGCATCCTTCATGTACCTCGATCCCTGGCACATGTTCCACTCGTTCCCCTACTACATGCTGCTCATGTCGACCTACATCAACATTCTGATGGTGTATGCCTTCAACAACTGGCACGATGTGTCGTGGGGTACCAAGGGTTCAGACAAGAACGACGCTCTGCCGTCGGCCCAGGTCACCAAGGGCGAGAAGGACGAAGTGTTGGTTGAAGAGATTGAGAAGCCGCAGGAAGATATCGACCAGATGTTTGAGCAGACTGTCAGGAGAGCTCTTGCGCCGTacaaggtggaagaggcgcCCGAAaccaaggagctggaggactCTTACAAGTCTTTCAGAACGagtctggtggtgatgtggctATTTTCGAACTGTTTCTTGGCTGTGGTTATTACCAGCGAGAACTTTGACTCGTCTTTTGGCGCTGGG CGGAATGCCACCGCCAGAACCGCCTGGTTTTTCAAGTTCCTCCTGTTCGCTACTGCCGGTCTGTCCATCGTCCGTTTCATCGGTTTCTGTTGGTTCCTCGGCAGGACCGGTATCATGTGCTGCTTTGCCCGGCGTTGA
- the ILV5 gene encoding Bifunctional acetohydroxyacid reductoisomerase (EggNog:ENOG503NVDN; BUSCO:EOG09262N3C; COG:E), producing the protein MSAARNLQKALRPLARQVASPAVQRRTFVAAAGAVRAAAVSRAAAPVAKQQTRGVKTIDFAGHKEDVYERADWPVEKLQDYFKNDTLALIGYGSQGHGQGLNLRDNGINVIIGVRKDGKSWKDAIQDGWVPGKNLFEVDEAISKGTIIMNLLSDAAQSETWPHIKPQITKGKTLYFSHGFSPVFKDLTKVEVPTDVDVILCAPKGSGRTVRSLFKEGRGINSSFAVYQDVTGKAKEKAIAMGVAIGSGYLYETTFEKEVYSDLYGERGCLMGGIHGMFLAQYEVLRERGHSPSEAFNETVEEATQSLYPLIGAYGMDWMFDACSTTARRGAIDWTPKFKDALKPVFNNLYDSVKDGSETKRSLEYNSQPDYREKYEKELEEIRNLEIWRAGKAVRALRPENTK; encoded by the exons ATGTCTGCCGCCAGAAACCTCCAAAAGGCCCTGCGCCCTCTGGCTCGCCAGGTGgcctcccccgccgtccAGAGACGCACCTtcgttgccgccgccggtgctgTCCGCGCTGCTGCCGTCTCCCGCGCCGCTGCCCCCGTTGCTAAGCAGCAGACCCGTGGTGTCAAGACCATCGACTTTGCCGGTCACAAGGAGGATGTCTACGAGCGTGCCGACTGGCCCGTTGAGAAGCTCCAG GACTATTTCAAGAACGACACTCTCGCCCTCATCGGCTACGGCTCCCAGGGTCACGGCCAGGGTCTCAACCTCCGTGACAACGGCATCAACGTCATCATTGGTGTCCGCAAGGATGGCAAGTCGTGGAAGGATGCCATTCAGGACGGCTGGGTTCCCGGCAAGAACCTCTTCGAGGTCGACGAGGCCATCTCCAAGGGTACCATCATCATGAACCTGCTCTCGGATGCCGCTCAGTCCGAGACCTGGCCTCACATCAAGCCCCAGATCACCAAGGGCAAG ACCCTCTACTTCTCCCACGGTTTCTCCCCCGTGTTCAAGGATCTCACCAAGGTCGAGGTCCCCACTGACGTCGACGTCATCCTCTGCGCCCCCAAGGGTTCCGGCCGCACCGTCCGCTCCCTTTTCAAGGAGGGCCGTGGcatcaactcctccttcgccgtGTACCAGGATGTGACcggcaaggccaaggagaaggccatcGCCATGGGTGTTGCCATTGGCTCCGGCTACCTCTACGAGACCACCTTCGAGAAGGAGGTCTACTCTGACCTCTACGGTGAGCGCGGCTGCCTCATGGGTGGTATCCACGGCATGTTCCTCGCCCAGTACGAGGTTCTCCGTGAGCGCGGCCACTCCCCCAGCGAGGCTTTCAACGAGACTGTTGAGGAGGCTACCCAGTCCCTCTACCCCCTCATTGGTGCCTACGGCATGGACTGGATGTTCGACGCctgctccaccaccgcccgccgCGGTGCCATTGACTGGACTCCCAAGTTCAAGGACGCCCTCAAAcccgtcttcaacaacctctaCGACTCGGTCAAGGACGGCTCCGAGACCAAGCGCTCCCTCGAGTACAACTCCCAGCCCGACTACCGTGAGAAGTACGagaaggagctcgaggagatCCGCAACCTCGAGATCTGGCGCGCCGGCAAGGCCGTCCGTGCCCTCCGCCCCGAGAACACCAAGTAA
- a CDS encoding uncharacterized protein (EggNog:ENOG503NWS2; COG:E; COG:T), whose amino-acid sequence MSSPETLTLASVQEAHKLIKPFIHQTPVLTSTYINTLASTPQTPESLSNTEWSDQIPSNPILRIHFKCENFQRIGAFKARGAFHAIERLKQSPDFDPSRGVVTHSSGNHAQALSLAAKTSSIPAYIVMPTISTPSKIAATLSYSAQITFSGPTAPEREAAAQKIISSTGAALIPPYDHPHIIAGQGTAALELLSQVPTPLNAIITPCGGGGLLSGTALACSESKTKVFGAEPSFEGADDGKRGYYSGKRVEAVKSLTIGDGLRTPVGKIPWSIIYERRLVDGMYSVTEDQIRAAMRLVYERLKVVVEPSAVVGLAVALYNEDFRKMVEQEGGEEGWDLGVVFSGGNVSLAALGELFKDQ is encoded by the exons ATGTCTTCCCCCGAAACCCTCACCTTGGCCTCcgtccaagaagctcacAAACTCATCAAACCCTTCATCCACCAGACCCCCGTCCTCACCTCAACctacatcaacaccctcgcctccaccccccaaacccccgaatccctctccaacacagAGTGGTCCGACCAAAtaccctccaaccccatcctccgcaTCCATTTCAAATGCGAAAACTTCCAACGCATCGGCGCCTTCAAGGCCCGCGGTGCTTTCCACGCCATCGAACGCCTAAAGCAATCGCCCGACTTTGACCCCTCCCGCGGTGTGGTAACTCACTCATCAG GCAACCACGCCCAAGCCCTCTCTCTAGccgccaaaacctcctccatcccagcCTACATCGTCATGCCCACaatctccaccccctccaaaatagccgccaccctctcctACTCCGCCCAAATCACCTTCTCCGGCCCCACAGCCCCAGAGCGCGAAGCCGCCGCCCAGAAaatcatctcctccaccggcgcagccctcatccccccctaCGACCACCCTCACATCATCGCCGGCCAGGGaaccgccgccctcgagCTTCTATCCCAAGtccccacccccctaaacgcaatcatcaccccctgcggaggcggcggtcTCCTCTCcggcaccgccctcgcctGCTCCGAGAGCAAGACAAAAGTCTTTGGTGCTGAGCCCTCCTTTGAGGGGGCAGACGACGGCAAGAGGGGGTATTACTCTGGTAAGAGAGTCGAGGCCGTCAAGTCGCTGACCATTGGTGATGGGCTGAGGACGCCGGTGGGCAAGATACCCTGGAGTATCATTTATGAAAGGAGGTTGGTCGACGGGATGTACTCCGTCACCGAAGACCAGATCAGGGCGGCCATGAGGCTGGTGTATGAGCGCCTtaaggtggtggttgagccCTCTGCTGTGGTCGGCTTAGCAGTTGCGCTGTATAACGAGGATTTTAGGAAAATGGTTGagcaggaagggggggaggaggggtgggatctgggggtggtgtttagTGGTGGAAATGTGAGTTTGGCTGCGTTGGGGGAGCTGTTCAAGGACCAGTGA